From a single Pyruvatibacter sp. genomic region:
- a CDS encoding epoxide hydrolase family protein yields MQPPRPFSISIPDAQLEKIATKVRDFEWIDVPADHGWAYGANQDYLKAFCTYWLDGYDWRHWEAQLNTLPQFIVPVEGIDIHYVHVKGSNPDNPPLLMTHGWPGSFFEFHDVVQRIANPADHGGDAEDGRNVITPSLPGYAFSGRPEKPMGPRAVAALWNAFMRDGLGIEHYIAQGGDWGSIVSGWIAFDHPVTKGGGCLAVHLNFPGVRGPLEPKTEEDRAWVQHMAGMQLLETAYLQVQGTKPLSLAFAMSDSPVGQAAWILEKFHTWGDVRDGDMDKTFSKDHLLTNLMLYVATGTFNTSTWLYRGVFEEGGVNLPPGETINIPTGVANFPGDTVYPWPPRSMVEQGYTNIIQWTDHKAGGHFAAFEQPDAFVADVMAFLKKAPTA; encoded by the coding sequence ATGCAGCCGCCACGCCCGTTCTCAATCTCCATTCCCGACGCCCAGCTTGAAAAGATCGCCACCAAAGTGCGTGACTTTGAGTGGATTGACGTTCCTGCGGACCATGGCTGGGCCTATGGGGCCAATCAGGACTATCTCAAGGCGTTCTGCACCTATTGGCTGGATGGCTATGACTGGCGTCATTGGGAGGCACAGCTCAACACGCTGCCGCAGTTCATTGTGCCGGTGGAAGGCATCGACATTCACTATGTGCATGTCAAAGGCTCAAATCCCGACAACCCGCCTTTGCTGATGACCCACGGCTGGCCCGGCTCGTTCTTCGAGTTTCATGATGTGGTTCAGCGTATTGCGAACCCGGCCGATCATGGCGGCGACGCTGAAGACGGACGCAATGTCATTACCCCCTCGCTTCCCGGCTATGCGTTTTCAGGCCGACCGGAAAAGCCCATGGGGCCACGCGCTGTTGCTGCTCTGTGGAACGCCTTCATGCGCGACGGGCTGGGCATTGAGCACTACATCGCGCAGGGCGGTGACTGGGGCTCGATTGTTTCGGGCTGGATTGCATTTGACCATCCAGTGACCAAAGGCGGAGGCTGCCTCGCGGTCCATCTCAATTTCCCCGGCGTGCGCGGTCCGCTTGAGCCCAAAACCGAAGAAGATCGGGCTTGGGTGCAGCACATGGCCGGTATGCAACTGCTTGAAACAGCCTACCTGCAGGTCCAGGGCACCAAGCCCCTGTCGCTTGCCTTCGCCATGTCGGATTCACCGGTGGGTCAGGCCGCATGGATTTTGGAGAAGTTCCACACCTGGGGGGACGTACGTGATGGCGACATGGACAAGACATTCAGCAAGGACCATCTGCTGACCAACCTTATGCTCTATGTGGCAACCGGCACATTCAACACGTCCACATGGCTCTATCGCGGTGTGTTTGAGGAAGGTGGCGTCAACCTGCCGCCGGGCGAAACAATCAACATTCCAACGGGCGTTGCCAACTTCCCCGGCGACACCGTGTATCCGTGGCCGCCACGCTCAATGGTTGAACAGGGTTACACCAATATTATTCAGTGGACGGACCATAAAGCCGGCGGCCACTTTGCAGCCTTTGAGCAGCCCGATGCATTTGTGGCTGACGTGATGGCGTTTTTGAAAAAGGCTCCGACAGCATGA
- a CDS encoding shikimate kinase — protein MRADANPEKTANPVSRTSAPFGGRAIVLVGLMGAGKTTVGRRLAQRLELPFVDADAEVEAAAGLTIPEIFEAHGEPAFRDGERKVIARLLDGGAQVLATGGGAFMDPDTRARIAQSGISVWLKADLDVLMRRVGKRPNRPLLESNDPRAVMEKLMHERNPVYAQADIALETGDGPHEDVVERLVTELEAYR, from the coding sequence ATGCGTGCCGACGCCAACCCCGAAAAAACCGCCAACCCTGTGTCCAGAACTTCCGCCCCTTTTGGCGGTCGTGCCATCGTGCTTGTGGGATTGATGGGTGCGGGCAAAACCACAGTCGGGCGCAGGCTGGCCCAGCGCCTTGAGCTGCCTTTCGTGGATGCGGATGCAGAAGTGGAAGCCGCCGCAGGGCTGACCATCCCGGAAATCTTCGAGGCCCATGGCGAACCCGCGTTTCGCGATGGCGAACGCAAGGTGATCGCACGCCTGCTTGATGGTGGCGCGCAGGTGCTGGCAACCGGCGGCGGTGCGTTCATGGACCCGGACACCCGCGCCCGCATTGCCCAAAGCGGCATTTCGGTGTGGCTGAAGGCCGATCTGGATGTGTTGATGCGTCGCGTTGGTAAACGCCCGAACCGCCCGCTGCTCGAATCAAATGACCCGCGTGCAGTCATGGAAAAGCTGATGCATGAGCGAAACCCGGTCTATGCGCAGGCTGACATTGCTCTTGAAACCGGCGACGGCCCCCATGAGGACGTGGTGGAGCGGCTGGTGACAGAACTGGAAGCCTACCGGTGA
- a CDS encoding PAS domain-containing protein: MSELRLANANKALLARWHAGREGLHLPRLPGSYFSKHDKTAAHVAIEARTSDGQVRIAYAGDAITMLMGVDLTGTSCISAFGAEGCDDLQNLLAHRWLTPVIVHSTSNVPTYDGGLVQLEFLKLPFMVKSMTALAYVVGIVKTASDYEADSGATAPDGKTVLRVAGQMKDRTTLLRDLHDPITLQKISTPLSIPPHNAMPSLLAHVADHSASKAG, encoded by the coding sequence ATGTCCGAATTACGCCTGGCCAATGCCAACAAAGCCCTGCTTGCCCGCTGGCATGCAGGGCGCGAAGGTCTGCATCTGCCGCGTCTCCCGGGCTCATACTTCAGCAAGCATGACAAAACTGCTGCTCATGTTGCCATTGAAGCGCGCACATCGGACGGGCAGGTTCGCATTGCGTATGCGGGTGACGCCATTACCATGCTGATGGGTGTTGATCTCACCGGCACGTCATGCATCAGCGCCTTTGGCGCTGAAGGCTGCGACGACCTGCAAAATCTGCTGGCCCATCGCTGGCTGACACCGGTGATTGTGCATTCAACCAGCAACGTTCCGACCTACGACGGCGGACTTGTGCAGCTGGAGTTTCTGAAACTGCCTTTCATGGTCAAGTCCATGACAGCGCTGGCTTACGTCGTAGGCATTGTGAAAACAGCTTCTGATTACGAAGCTGATAGCGGTGCCACCGCCCCGGACGGAAAAACCGTTTTGCGTGTGGCCGGGCAGATGAAAGACCGAACGACCCTGCTGCGGGATTTGCACGACCCCATCACCCTGCAAAAAATATCGACACCCCTCTCAATCCCGCCACATAACGCCATGCCCAGCCTGTTGGCGCATGTGGCAGACCACTCTGCTTCCAAAGCGGGCTGA
- a CDS encoding CoA ester lyase: MSFTPVRTPVARLNRSQLFVPCSSPHFFAKAAQGPADVVSLDLEDAVAPDDKPSARANAVKALNEDVFGDKTLSLRINGLDTHYCYRDVVDIMEQGGERLDLIMIPKVGTAADIYAIDMLITQIETATGRKKKIGLEVIIESAMGLANVNEIAAASPRLEALHFGAADFAASMGMRTTNIGGPNPDYGILLDPDKNGERAFHWQDLWHTPMVQMIAAARANGLRPVDGPFGDYSDADGYRAQARRSAILGCEGKWAIHPSQVALANEMYTPPADEVKRAKLILKEMKASQKAGAGAVSLDGKLIDAASIKQANVIVDKAKQIAKRR; encoded by the coding sequence ATGAGCTTTACGCCTGTTCGCACACCCGTTGCACGCCTCAACCGCTCGCAGCTTTTTGTGCCGTGTTCGAGCCCGCATTTTTTTGCCAAGGCGGCCCAGGGCCCGGCTGACGTTGTCTCGCTCGACCTTGAAGACGCCGTGGCCCCGGACGACAAGCCGTCGGCGCGGGCAAATGCTGTGAAGGCACTGAACGAGGATGTGTTTGGCGACAAGACACTGTCCCTGCGGATCAACGGGCTGGACACGCATTATTGCTATCGCGACGTGGTGGACATCATGGAGCAGGGCGGCGAGCGGCTGGACCTCATCATGATCCCCAAGGTGGGAACCGCAGCAGACATTTATGCGATCGACATGCTGATCACGCAGATTGAAACCGCGACCGGCCGCAAAAAGAAAATCGGCCTCGAGGTGATTATCGAAAGCGCCATGGGGCTGGCGAATGTCAACGAGATTGCGGCCGCGAGCCCGCGCCTTGAAGCGCTGCATTTTGGTGCGGCTGACTTTGCCGCCTCCATGGGGATGCGCACCACCAATATTGGCGGGCCAAACCCTGACTACGGCATTCTTCTGGACCCGGACAAAAATGGTGAGCGGGCATTTCACTGGCAGGATTTGTGGCACACACCCATGGTGCAGATGATCGCGGCTGCGCGCGCAAACGGGTTGCGGCCTGTCGATGGACCGTTTGGCGATTATTCGGATGCGGACGGTTATCGCGCACAGGCCCGGCGCTCGGCCATATTGGGGTGTGAAGGAAAATGGGCCATTCACCCCAGTCAGGTGGCGCTCGCAAACGAGATGTACACACCGCCCGCCGACGAAGTGAAACGCGCCAAACTGATTTTGAAGGAAATGAAAGCCAGCCAGAAGGCAGGCGCAGGGGCGGTGTCACTCGACGGTAAACTGATTGATGCGGCCTCCATCAAGCAGGCTAATGTGATTGTGGACAAGGCAAAGCAGATTGCGAAGCGGCGCTAG
- a CDS encoding BolA family protein: MSVAETIHQKLTAALKPSRLEIVDDSARHAGHSGAGHGAAAGESHFKITVVSQAFDGKSRIERHMLVNEALADELRGPVHMLQIKAITPAEEWQ, encoded by the coding sequence ATGAGTGTGGCCGAAACAATTCACCAAAAGCTCACCGCGGCGCTCAAACCGTCGCGCCTTGAGATTGTTGACGATTCGGCACGTCATGCGGGGCATTCAGGGGCCGGGCATGGTGCAGCAGCAGGTGAATCCCATTTCAAGATAACAGTTGTGTCGCAGGCATTCGACGGCAAGTCGCGTATCGAGCGCCACATGCTGGTGAACGAGGCATTGGCCGACGAACTGCGCGGCCCGGTTCATATGCTGCAGATCAAGGCGATCACGCCCGCTGAAGAGTGGCAATAA
- a CDS encoding acetyl-CoA carboxylase carboxyltransferase subunit alpha: MHSYLEFEKPVAELEGKVQELRRMAADDPTMQIGDDVTRLETKASQLLTDTYSKLTPWQKTLVARHPNRPHFKDYVGRLITDFTPLAGDRAFGEDHAVEGGLGRLNGRRVVVIGQEKGSDTQSRVKHNFGMANPEGYRKAVRLMSLAERFQMPVITLADTSGAYPGKDAEARGQAEAIARSIDRCLSLRVPLISVIIGEGMSGGAVAIAAANRVLMLEHSIYAVISPEGCSSILWRSSDKAQDAAAAMRITAQDLLSIGVIDRILPEPVGGAHRERAQVVAETGKAIEEELAALDGMSGDELIAQRRQKFLKMGREGIV, from the coding sequence ATGCATAGTTATTTAGAATTTGAAAAGCCGGTCGCCGAGCTGGAAGGCAAGGTCCAGGAACTGCGGCGGATGGCGGCAGACGACCCCACCATGCAGATTGGGGACGATGTCACCCGCCTTGAAACCAAGGCGTCGCAACTGTTGACCGATACGTATTCCAAGTTGACCCCGTGGCAGAAGACGCTGGTTGCGCGCCACCCCAACCGTCCGCATTTCAAGGATTATGTGGGTCGGCTGATAACCGACTTTACGCCGCTTGCCGGTGACCGCGCCTTTGGCGAGGACCATGCGGTGGAAGGCGGCCTTGGCCGGTTAAACGGCCGCCGCGTTGTGGTGATCGGCCAGGAAAAAGGCTCTGACACCCAGTCGCGCGTCAAACATAATTTCGGCATGGCCAACCCTGAAGGCTACCGCAAGGCAGTGCGGCTGATGTCGCTGGCTGAACGGTTTCAAATGCCGGTCATCACGCTGGCGGACACGTCGGGCGCGTATCCCGGCAAGGACGCTGAGGCGCGCGGTCAGGCGGAAGCCATTGCACGCTCCATTGACCGGTGCCTGTCGCTGCGGGTGCCGTTGATTTCAGTCATCATCGGCGAAGGCATGTCAGGCGGCGCTGTGGCTATTGCGGCGGCCAACCGGGTGTTGATGCTGGAACATTCAATTTACGCGGTGATTTCGCCTGAAGGCTGTTCGTCTATTTTGTGGCGCTCATCCGACAAGGCGCAGGACGCGGCCGCCGCCATGCGCATTACGGCCCAGGACCTGTTGTCGATCGGCGTCATTGACCGGATTTTGCCGGAGCCCGTGGGCGGCGCGCACCGGGAACGGGCGCAGGTCGTGGCGGAAACAGGCAAGGCAATTGAAGAAGAACTTGCCGCGCTTGATGGCATGTCAGGTGACGAACTGATTGCGCAACGCCGCCAGAAGTTCCTCAAGATGGGCCGCGAAGGCATCGTCTAG
- a CDS encoding HlyC/CorC family transporter has protein sequence MVETSILISLGAVFVLLFFSGFFSGSETALTATSRARMHTLARGGSKRAGIVSHLIASRERLIGAILLGNNLVNILASAIATSVFIQLLGDAGVVYATLVMTALVLIFAEVLPKTYAITNPDRMALFVAPAIRVVVFAFAPVTSAVQFIVRRTLRLIGANIDDGAEVLSAHEELRGAIDLHHQEGGMETHDRHMLGGILDLRDLEVADVMVHRKNMQAISLDDEPQVIVEQVLASPFTRIPLWQDDADNIIGVLHAKDLLRALISHDGDPTGLDIQGLASKAWFVPETTALVEQLNAFRDRKSHFALVVDEYGSIMGLVTLEDIIEEIVGEISDEHDVDVKGLRPQPDGTCNVDGTLAVRDLNRALDWQLPEEEAITVAGLVIHEAQTIPEVGQVFSFYGYKFQVLRRHRNQITALKITPPRKVHAAD, from the coding sequence ATAGTGGAAACCTCGATCCTGATTTCACTTGGGGCCGTATTTGTCCTGCTGTTCTTTTCAGGCTTTTTTTCAGGGTCTGAAACAGCGCTGACTGCAACCAGCCGTGCGCGGATGCATACGCTGGCGCGCGGCGGGTCAAAACGCGCAGGCATCGTCAGCCATCTCATTGCGTCGCGCGAGCGGCTGATAGGTGCCATTCTGCTGGGCAATAATCTGGTCAACATTCTGGCATCCGCTATCGCCACCAGTGTGTTCATCCAGCTTCTGGGTGATGCCGGGGTGGTCTATGCAACCCTCGTGATGACTGCGCTGGTACTGATATTCGCCGAAGTGCTCCCCAAGACATACGCCATCACCAACCCGGACCGCATGGCCCTGTTCGTGGCACCGGCCATTCGCGTGGTTGTGTTCGCCTTTGCGCCGGTCACATCTGCTGTTCAGTTTATCGTCCGGCGCACGCTGCGGCTTATCGGCGCCAATATTGATGATGGTGCCGAGGTGCTGTCAGCCCATGAAGAGCTGCGCGGTGCCATTGACCTGCACCATCAGGAGGGCGGTATGGAAACCCATGACCGCCATATGCTGGGTGGCATTCTGGATCTGCGCGACCTGGAAGTGGCTGATGTCATGGTTCACCGTAAAAACATGCAGGCCATAAGCCTTGATGACGAACCGCAGGTAATCGTCGAGCAGGTGTTGGCCAGTCCGTTTACACGGATACCCTTGTGGCAGGATGATGCGGACAACATCATTGGGGTGCTGCACGCAAAGGACTTGCTACGTGCACTGATTTCGCACGATGGCGATCCTACGGGCCTCGACATTCAGGGCCTTGCCAGCAAGGCATGGTTTGTACCTGAAACAACCGCACTGGTTGAACAGCTCAACGCCTTCCGCGACCGCAAATCGCACTTTGCCCTGGTGGTGGACGAGTATGGCAGCATCATGGGGCTGGTCACCCTCGAAGACATCATCGAGGAAATTGTCGGTGAGATATCTGACGAACATGACGTTGACGTAAAAGGCCTGCGCCCGCAGCCCGACGGCACCTGCAATGTGGATGGCACACTGGCTGTGCGCGACCTCAACCGCGCGCTTGATTGGCAACTGCCGGAAGAAGAGGCGATCACCGTGGCTGGCCTGGTCATCCACGAAGCCCAGACCATTCCTGAAGTCGGACAGGTGTTTTCGTTTTATGGCTACAAGTTTCAGGTGCTGCGCCGCCACCGCAATCAGATCACCGCGCTCAAAATCACGCCCCCGCGCAAAGTCCACGCGGCGGATTAG
- a CDS encoding site-specific tyrosine recombinase XerD has product MPKAEPTPRRSGGTRKQRLRGPGAHLAEAFLEMLVAERGAAANTLTAYAYDLDEFAQFIAPVGLGDADQDHIRDYLGTLEASGLSARTQARRLSALRQFHRFLLGEGHRDDDPTSIIDAPRLGRPLPRTLSEDDVSALLGTARNAVAVARGKTLGKALRLRALVEMLYASGMRVSELVGLPLAAARGDERVLMIRGKGGRERLVPLTRDAHDALKAWLPAREIVLSDRKQNSRWLFPGTDPEHPMTRQRLGQLLKVLARDAGVDAEAVKPHALRHAFATHLLTHGADLRSVQQLLGHADISTTQIYTHVLESRMADLVNTHHPLAAKNQKR; this is encoded by the coding sequence ATGCCGAAGGCTGAGCCCACACCACGGCGTTCAGGAGGCACAAGGAAACAACGTCTGCGTGGCCCCGGAGCGCATCTCGCTGAAGCCTTTCTGGAAATGCTGGTGGCGGAGCGTGGCGCGGCCGCCAATACGCTGACCGCCTATGCGTATGACCTGGATGAGTTTGCGCAGTTTATTGCGCCGGTAGGTCTGGGCGACGCGGATCAGGATCACATTCGCGATTATTTGGGTACGCTGGAAGCGTCAGGGCTTTCAGCCCGCACGCAGGCGCGGCGGTTGTCAGCGTTGCGGCAGTTTCACCGGTTTTTGCTGGGCGAAGGGCACCGCGACGACGACCCCACCAGCATTATTGATGCACCCCGGCTGGGGCGTCCGTTACCGCGCACACTGAGCGAAGACGATGTGTCGGCATTGCTTGGCACCGCGCGCAATGCTGTCGCTGTCGCCCGGGGCAAGACGCTTGGCAAGGCGCTGCGCCTGCGCGCCCTGGTTGAAATGCTGTACGCGTCGGGTATGCGGGTCAGCGAGCTTGTGGGGCTGCCGCTGGCGGCGGCGCGTGGCGATGAACGGGTGCTGATGATCCGCGGCAAGGGTGGGCGCGAGCGGCTGGTGCCGCTGACGCGCGATGCCCATGACGCGCTGAAGGCGTGGCTTCCGGCGCGCGAAATTGTTCTGTCGGATCGCAAGCAGAACAGCCGCTGGCTGTTCCCCGGCACAGACCCGGAGCACCCCATGACGCGGCAACGGCTCGGGCAGTTGCTCAAAGTGCTTGCGCGTGATGCGGGTGTTGATGCGGAGGCGGTAAAGCCGCACGCCCTGCGCCATGCGTTTGCCACACATTTGCTCACCCACGGTGCGGATTTGCGCTCGGTGCAGCAGTTGCTGGGGCACGCCGATATTTCAACGACACAGATCTATACCCACGTGCTTGAAAGCCGGATGGCCGACCTGGTGAACACCCATCATCCGCTTGCTGCCAAAAACCAGAAACGCTGA
- the sigJ gene encoding RNA polymerase sigma factor SigJ, whose translation MTKTDDTQTFEQFRPDLLRLAYRMTGGQADAEDIVQDAWLRWHRTRTDDVRNARAWLSRTVARLAIDHLRKVKTRRETYVGPWLPEPVVTDVPVAHPPLPGDALEIAQDVSMALMMILETLKPEERAAFLLRAAFELPYAELATELGKSEDACRQMVSRARTRLRQNRPRFEATDQQHEDLLLAFAGAAQAGDTAALTNLMTPHAKLTSDGGGKVSAALRVIEGAANVASLVAHIAGTASALPGDIMPMRINGRPGFIVASKNAIDASYSIDVENGRIAAIYVMRNPDKLAHLLARSKPAE comes from the coding sequence ATGACAAAAACCGACGACACGCAAACCTTTGAACAGTTCCGCCCGGACCTCTTGCGACTTGCCTACCGCATGACCGGCGGACAGGCGGATGCAGAAGACATTGTGCAGGACGCATGGCTGCGCTGGCACCGAACACGCACGGACGACGTGCGCAATGCCCGCGCATGGCTGTCGCGCACCGTCGCCCGGCTGGCGATCGACCATTTGCGTAAGGTCAAAACACGCCGCGAAACATATGTTGGCCCCTGGCTCCCTGAGCCTGTGGTGACCGATGTGCCCGTGGCTCATCCACCGCTCCCCGGCGACGCGCTTGAAATCGCACAGGATGTATCGATGGCGCTGATGATGATTCTTGAAACCCTCAAGCCTGAGGAACGCGCAGCCTTTTTGCTGCGCGCCGCCTTCGAGCTACCTTATGCCGAGCTGGCCACTGAACTGGGCAAGAGCGAAGATGCCTGCCGCCAGATGGTGTCGCGTGCCCGAACACGCCTGCGCCAAAACCGCCCGCGTTTTGAAGCAACCGACCAGCAACACGAGGACCTGCTGTTGGCATTTGCCGGTGCAGCGCAGGCAGGCGACACAGCAGCACTCACCAACCTGATGACACCACATGCAAAACTGACGTCAGATGGCGGCGGCAAAGTATCGGCAGCACTGCGTGTGATTGAAGGGGCCGCCAACGTTGCATCACTTGTGGCCCATATAGCAGGAACCGCGAGCGCATTACCCGGCGACATAATGCCGATGCGCATAAATGGCCGTCCGGGATTTATCGTCGCGTCAAAAAACGCCATTGATGCCAGTTACTCAATCGACGTGGAAAACGGCCGCATTGCCGCCATCTACGTCATGCGCAACCCGGACAAACTTGCGCACCTGCTGGCACGCTCAAAGCCCGCCGAATGA
- a CDS encoding epoxide hydrolase encodes MTNTIAADPFTIHVPDDEIADLKKRLGATRFPNEPEGNDDWEYGTSLTYMERLISYWRDDYDWRAHEARLNRFNHYRATISGDDLGLPDEDHQIHFIYERGSGSNPRPLILTHGWPSTFAEFEHVIEPLAHPERFGGNAEDGFDVIVPSLLGFGFSSKPRTPLGPSGIAEIWHTLMTKVLGYERYCAQAGDWGSYVTSRLALQHGDQIDAIHLTMLPLRPTTKNGAKPVTDEEAGWIRKMREWWAQEEGYRVIQGTKPMALAFALTDSPAGLAGWLADKYYRLGDTDKSHTFEGMEARFPFETILTQLSIYWFTGTINSANTLYKAGPAERSDKLKAGEKVTVPTAYSEYPMDTLPKTPEHWGERCYDIRRWRYMEKGGHFAALEEPELFVTDVREAFADLLSR; translated from the coding sequence ATGACAAATACAATCGCCGCTGACCCCTTCACCATTCACGTGCCCGACGACGAGATTGCCGATCTCAAGAAGCGTCTGGGTGCCACGCGATTTCCCAATGAGCCCGAGGGCAACGACGATTGGGAATACGGCACCAGCCTTACCTATATGGAGCGGCTGATTTCCTATTGGCGCGACGATTATGACTGGCGCGCCCATGAAGCGCGCCTCAACCGCTTTAACCACTACCGCGCAACCATTTCCGGCGATGATCTTGGCCTGCCGGACGAAGACCACCAAATCCATTTCATCTATGAGCGGGGTTCCGGCAGCAACCCGCGCCCGCTCATCCTCACCCATGGCTGGCCTTCGACCTTTGCCGAGTTCGAGCATGTGATTGAACCGCTGGCACACCCGGAGCGGTTCGGCGGCAATGCCGAGGACGGGTTTGACGTGATCGTGCCGTCATTGCTGGGTTTCGGCTTTTCCTCAAAGCCCCGCACGCCGCTGGGGCCGTCGGGCATTGCGGAAATCTGGCACACGCTGATGACAAAAGTCTTGGGCTACGAGCGCTATTGCGCGCAGGCGGGCGACTGGGGCTCCTACGTCACATCCCGCCTGGCCCTGCAACACGGCGACCAGATAGACGCCATTCACCTGACGATGCTGCCGTTGCGCCCCACCACAAAAAACGGTGCCAAGCCTGTCACCGACGAAGAGGCTGGGTGGATCAGGAAGATGCGCGAATGGTGGGCGCAGGAAGAAGGCTACCGGGTCATTCAGGGCACCAAACCCATGGCGCTTGCCTTCGCCCTCACCGACAGCCCGGCGGGCCTTGCAGGCTGGCTGGCGGATAAATATTACCGCCTCGGCGATACTGACAAGTCGCATACATTTGAGGGCATGGAGGCACGGTTTCCATTTGAAACGATCCTCACCCAGCTTTCCATCTACTGGTTTACCGGCACCATCAACTCGGCCAACACGCTGTATAAAGCAGGCCCCGCTGAACGGTCCGACAAGCTGAAGGCAGGCGAGAAGGTAACCGTGCCCACTGCCTATTCAGAGTACCCGATGGATACTTTGCCCAAGACGCCCGAACACTGGGGCGAGCGGTGCTACGACATTCGACGATGGCGCTACATGGAAAAAGGCGGGCACTTTGCAGCGCTCGAAGAGCCGGAATTGTTCGTGACTGATGTACGCGAGGCGTTTGCGGACCTGCTCAGCAGATAA
- the aroB gene encoding 3-dehydroquinate synthase: MNTPNHTAHAAKADTVPVSLGDRSYDVRIGSGLLQAAAGHIQPLLKRPFVLIVTDATVAALHLEPLTRALNDADIKTLPIVLPAGEATKSFAHLEDLLSQLIDAGVERTDMIIALGGGVIGDLAGFAAAILRRGVDFIQIPTTLLAQVDSSVGGKTAIDMAQGKNLVGAFHQPRLVLADIDVLATLDKRELRAGYAEVVKYGLIDDPEFFAWLETNGAQLLDGDTDTRIQAVRRSIAAKARVVAADEREGGQRALLNLGHTFGHALETAAGYSGDLLHGEAVAAGMGIAFDVSVHLGFCPADDAERAKAHLRASGLPAGITDLEKSNRLKVPDADDLIRLMGQDKKVSGGKITFILARGIGQSFIAPDIDMEKVAQVLSNKEAA, translated from the coding sequence ATGAACACCCCCAACCATACGGCCCATGCCGCAAAAGCGGATACTGTTCCCGTCAGCCTTGGTGACCGCTCCTACGATGTGCGCATCGGCTCGGGGCTGTTGCAGGCTGCTGCCGGGCACATTCAGCCGCTACTCAAACGCCCGTTTGTGCTGATTGTCACAGACGCCACGGTGGCCGCCCTGCATCTTGAACCCCTGACCCGCGCCCTCAATGACGCCGATATCAAGACGCTGCCCATCGTGCTGCCCGCAGGCGAGGCCACCAAGAGCTTTGCCCATCTTGAAGACCTGCTATCGCAATTGATCGACGCAGGTGTCGAGCGCACCGACATGATTATTGCGCTTGGCGGCGGCGTCATTGGCGACCTGGCAGGCTTTGCTGCGGCCATTTTGCGGCGCGGCGTAGATTTCATCCAGATCCCCACAACGCTGCTGGCACAGGTCGATAGTTCCGTAGGCGGAAAAACCGCCATCGACATGGCGCAGGGCAAAAACCTGGTCGGTGCCTTCCACCAGCCCCGCCTTGTGCTGGCCGACATCGACGTGCTGGCAACGCTCGACAAGCGCGAACTGCGGGCAGGCTATGCGGAAGTCGTCAAATACGGCCTGATTGATGATCCGGAGTTTTTTGCCTGGCTCGAAACCAACGGCGCGCAGCTTCTGGACGGTGACACCGACACCCGAATCCAGGCTGTGCGGCGCAGTATCGCTGCAAAGGCCCGTGTGGTAGCCGCTGACGAACGCGAAGGCGGGCAGCGGGCCCTGCTCAATCTGGGGCATACTTTTGGCCACGCGTTGGAAACGGCCGCCGGCTATTCCGGCGACCTGCTGCATGGCGAAGCGGTTGCGGCGGGCATGGGCATTGCCTTTGACGTATCAGTGCATCTGGGGTTTTGCCCGGCGGATGACGCTGAGCGCGCCAAGGCTCATCTGCGCGCGTCAGGCCTTCCTGCTGGCATTACCGATCTTGAAAAAAGCAACAGGTTGAAAGTGCCGGATGCAGACGACCTGATCCGCCTGATGGGTCAGGACAAGAAAGTATCCGGTGGCAAAATCACTTTCATTCTGGCCCGTGGCATCGGCCAGTCTTTCATTGCACCGGACATCGACATGGAAAAAGTCGCTCAGGTTTTATCCAATAAAGAGGCTGCATAG